The proteins below are encoded in one region of Lactuca sativa cultivar Salinas chromosome 3, Lsat_Salinas_v11, whole genome shotgun sequence:
- the LOC111912582 gene encoding U-box domain-containing protein 11 produces MAGDDSTTIISEIQSLLRLVRDVARTTATGFTGGFKKDCTDLSRRVALLSYLLEEIRDFQGDLMPLDTACSSSSSPSSLSELTTALQAANRLLQSAGSFDHNISAEGTAEKFAFQFQGVTWKLEKALANLPYDHFDISEEVKEQVDLVRVQLKRATERYVGQQDPILLLATESDSFQIINIHDDDDGVKSKVGSFTNENLPKDLEPVTESTLLKTTRDVQTSPVIPVDFLCPISLEIIKDPVIVSTGQTYERSYIQRWINGGNTTCPKTRQKLRNLTLTPNYVLRNLITQWCTIHKVEHSTLLTNRRLKDSDGSFLDVSIESIIHSLSSQSIEERRAALSKIRCLSKRITENRMIIAESGGIPILVGLLTSEDVTTQEHAVTSILNLSIYDNNRGLIMLENAVPSLVQLLKSGTMETRENAAATLFSLSLSDENKIVIGGSGAIPALVDLLENGSRRGKNDAATALFNLCIYQGNKGRAVRAGIVSVLLKMLTDVNSAMVDEALTLLSILASHNEAKSAMVRAQIIPNLIDFVKSGIPRNKENAASILLSLCKRDDENIGCVIRLGALTPLMELADNGSERGRRKANLLLGHIERFRQNLEHLQVRVD; encoded by the exons ATGGCCGGCGACGACTCCACCACCATTATATCCGAAATTCAGTCTCTTCTCCGCCTAGTCCGCGATGTAGCGCGAACCACTGCCACAGGATTCACAGGAGGCTTCAAGAAGGACTGTACAGACCTTTCTAGAAGAGTAGCTTTGTTGTCGTATTTATTGGAAGAAATTAGGGATTTTCAAGGTGATTTGATGCCGTTGGATACGGCGTGTTCTTCGTCATCGTCTCCTTCTTCCTTATCTGAGCTAACCACCGCTCTTCAAGCTGCTAATCGATTGCTTCAATCTGCAGGAAGCTTCGATCACAATATTTCCGCT GAAGGAACAGCCGAGAAATTCGCGTTTCAATTCCAAGGTGTCACATGGAAATTGGAAAAAGCGTTAGCTAACTTACCATATGATCATTTTGACATATCAGAAGAAGTTAAAGAACAA GTTGATTTAGTAAGAGTTCAACTGAAAAGAGCAACAGAACGATATGTTGGACAACAAGATCCAATCTTATTATTGGCAACAGAGTCTGATTCTTTTCAAATAATCAAcattcatgatgatgatgatggagtTAAATCAAAAGTGGGAAGTTTTACAAATGAAAATCTTCCAAAAGATTTAGAGCCTGTGACTGAATCAACCCTATTAAAAACTACTCGTGATGTACAAACTTCTCCTGTGATTCCAGTTGACTTCCTTTGCCCTATTTCACTAGAAATCATCAAAGATCCTGTCATCGTGTCCACAGGGCAG ACTTATGAGAGATCCTACATACAAAGATGGATCAATGGCGGAAACACAACATGCCCAAAAACGCGCCAAAAACTTCGAAACCTAACTCTTACTCCAAACTATGTCTTGAGAAATTTAATCACTCAATGGTGTACAATTCACAAAGTTGAACACTCAACTTTACTAACAAACAGAAGGTTAAAAGACAGCGATGGATCGTTTCTTGATGTAAGCATTGAATCAATCATTCATAGCCTCTCGAGTCAATCTATTGAAGAACGAAGGGCAGCATTGTCAAAAATCCGATGTTTATCAAAAAGAATCACAGAAAACCGAATGATTATCGCTGAATCAGGAGGGATTCCGATTCTCGTTGGGTTATTAACATCTGAAGATGTCACCACACAAGAACACGCAGTGACATCGATTTTAAACCTCTCGATATACGACAACAACAGAGGATTAATAATGCTAGAAAACGCAGTACCTTCTCTTGTTCAACTTCTCAAATCCGGAACCATGGAAACACGAGAAAACGCCGCCGCGACGCTTTTCAGCTTATCGCTCTCCGACGAAAACAAGATCGTAATCGGCGGATCCGGTGCGATTCCGGCGTTGGTTGATTTACTTGAGAACGGGAGTAGAAGAGGGAAGAACGACGCTGCGACGGCGTTGTTTAATCTCTGTATCTATCAAGGAAATAAAGGGAGGGCGGTTAGGGCTGGGATTGTTTCGGTGCTGCTTAAAATGTTGACCGATGTGAATAGCGCCATGGTTGATGAAGCTTTGACTTTACTTTCGATTCTTGCTAGCCACAACGAAGCTAAATCGGCTATGGTGAGAGCTCAAATTATTCCTAATTTGATTGATTTTGTAAAATCTGGGATTCCGAGAAACAAGGAGAATGCTGCTTCGATTTTGCTTTCGTTGTGTAAGCGAGACGATGAGAATATTGGGTGTGTGATCAGACTTGGGGCATTGACACCATTGATGGAGCTTGCTGATAATGGTAGTGAGCGAGGTAGACGAAAGGCTAACTTGTTGTTGGGACATATTGAAAGGTTTCGACAAAATCTGGAACATTTACAAGTACGCGTTGACTGA